Within Dendrosporobacter quercicolus, the genomic segment TTAAAATTCGGCGAACAAATGTCCCGCTTAAGCCATGCCGGCAACCGGGTCGCAGCCGGCGCCGGCGCCCTGCTGCGGGATGTATCGCGGTATGCCGCCGAGCAGGGACTGTCCGGCATGGAATTTGCTATTGGCATTCCCGGTAGTATTGGCGGGGCTGTTTTTATGAATGCCGGAGCCTATGAAGGCGAGATGAGCCATATCGTGACGGCGGTGACCGCCGTTTGCCCGGATGGCGCGGTAAAACGGTTTACAAAACCGGAGCTTAAGTTTTCTTACCGGCACAGCGTTTTTCAAGAAAACCACTGTACCATCTGTGAAGTTGAACTGATGTTTCAAAATGGCGAGCAGAATTTAATCAGAAGCAGGATGGGCGATTACACGACTAAGCGCGAGATCAAACAGCCGTTGGAAGTGCCCAGTGCAGGCAGTACCTTTAAGCGCCCGCCCGGACACTTTGCCGGAACGTTAATTGAACAGACCGGTTTAAAGGGCTTGACCATCGGCGGCGCTCAGGTTTCTCCCAAGCATGCCGGCTTTATTATTAACGCCGGCGGCGCGACCGCTAAAGATGTGCTGAATCTGATTAAAGAAGTGCAGCGGCGGGTTTATCGCCAGCATGGCGTTATGCTGTATCCGGAAGTGCGGACCCTGGGGGAGCAATAGTGACAGGCCAAGGGGATGTCTTTGTGCAAAGCAGGACGAAGACATCTCTTCAATTTTCCTGAATGAAACAAACAAGGGGGCGGTCCCCTTGTTTGTGCAGGTAAATGGCTGCAAATTGTGGAATATATCCACATAAACTGTCAAAGAATAACAGGGAGGGCTAGCTATGAGGTTAAGTTTTCTCGG encodes:
- the murB gene encoding UDP-N-acetylmuramate dehydrogenase, with translation MKFLRKNSEFLTKIEQVIPPERLLLDEPLANHTTFCIGGPADYFVLPETTAEVTAVFKLAKLYDIPVTVLGNGSNVLVLDNGIRGLVLKFGEQMSRLSHAGNRVAAGAGALLRDVSRYAAEQGLSGMEFAIGIPGSIGGAVFMNAGAYEGEMSHIVTAVTAVCPDGAVKRFTKPELKFSYRHSVFQENHCTICEVELMFQNGEQNLIRSRMGDYTTKREIKQPLEVPSAGSTFKRPPGHFAGTLIEQTGLKGLTIGGAQVSPKHAGFIINAGGATAKDVLNLIKEVQRRVYRQHGVMLYPEVRTLGEQ